The Heyndrickxia acidicola sequence GTTCCATTTTTGCTGTAAAAGCAACATCCAGAATTTCCGGGAAAAATTCACTTATAAGCTCAAGTACAATTTCACCAAGCTCTGTTGGGATAAAACGTTTATTGTCTAAAGCAACATATCCCCTTTTTTGAATGGTATCCAGTGTAGGGGCATAAGTAGATGGCCTTCCTATTCCCAGCTCCTCGAGCATGCGTACAAGCCTGGCCTCGGTATATCGCGGAGGCGGCTGTGTAAAGTGCTGTTTAGGATCAATTTGTTCCGCCTTAACTTTGTCTCCTTTTTCCAATTCAGGCAGCATATTATCTTTTTCTTCTAAATTATCATCTGACCCTTCAACATACACCTTCATAAATCCGGGGAATTTCACTTTAGAACCATTGGCTCGAAACAGGACATCACCATTGGTTATATCTACACTCATCGTATCCAGTACAGCAGATGCCATTTGGCTTGCAATAAAACGATCCCATATTAACTTATATAATCGGAATTGATCCCTTGAGAGGTATCCCTTGATTGAATTCGGTTCTCTATTCGCGCTGGTCGGCCTTACACCCTCATGGGCATCCTGGGCATTCGTTTGTTTTTTCTCTTTTCTTTGTTCATTTCTGACAAATTCCTTGCCGAAATGCTCTTCAATATAAGCTGAGGCTTCCGCTTGAGCAACTTCGGAAATACGAGTGGAGTCTGTTCTCATATAAGTAATTAAACCGACTGTTCCTTCTTTGCCGATTTCAATTCCTTCATAAAGCTGCTGTGCAAGCATCATGGTTTTTTTGGCACGGAAGTTTAGCTTGCGAGCCGCTTCCTGTTGAAGGGAAGAAGTAATAAAAGGAAGAGCGGGATTGCGTTTCTTTTCTTTTTTGGTAACAGAAGAAATGTCGAATTCCTTTCCCTTGACCTGCTTTAAAACAGTCTTAACATCTTCCTCGGATGAAAGCTCCATTTTCTTTCCCTTTACTCCATAAAACGAAGCTTGAAATTTCTCCTGACCCTTCAGAAACTCTGCTCCAATAGTCCAATATTCTTCCGGTACAAAATCTTTGATCTCATTTTCTCTGTCTATTATGATCTTCACAGCTACAGATTGGACCCTGCCTGCACTCAGGCCTTTTTTAACCTTTTTCCATAACAGCGGGCTTATATTATATCCTACCAGCCGGTCCAAAATGCGTCTGGC is a genomic window containing:
- the topA gene encoding type I DNA topoisomerase, which translates into the protein MSDYLVIVESPAKAKTIERYLGKKYKVKASMGHVRDLPKSQMGVDPEQNFEPKYITIRGKGPVLKDLKTAAKKAKKIYLAADPDREGEAIAWHLAHTLDVDIHSDCRVVFNEITKDAIKESFKHPRPINMDLVDAQQARRILDRLVGYNISPLLWKKVKKGLSAGRVQSVAVKIIIDRENEIKDFVPEEYWTIGAEFLKGQEKFQASFYGVKGKKMELSSEEDVKTVLKQVKGKEFDISSVTKKEKKRNPALPFITSSLQQEAARKLNFRAKKTMMLAQQLYEGIEIGKEGTVGLITYMRTDSTRISEVAQAEASAYIEEHFGKEFVRNEQRKEKKQTNAQDAHEGVRPTSANREPNSIKGYLSRDQFRLYKLIWDRFIASQMASAVLDTMSVDITNGDVLFRANGSKVKFPGFMKVYVEGSDDNLEEKDNMLPELEKGDKVKAEQIDPKQHFTQPPPRYTEARLVRMLEELGIGRPSTYAPTLDTIQKRGYVALDNKRFIPTELGEIVLELISEFFPEILDVAFTAKMEQDLDEVEDGKNAWVKVIDDFYKGFEVRLKKAETEMEKVEIKDEFAGEDCEICGSPMVFKMGRYGKFMACSNFPDCRNTKPIVKEIGVKCPKCQEGNIIERKSKKKRVFYGCDRYPECDFLSWDKPIERKCPKCNHILVEKKLKKGTQVQCIHCDYKEETVN